In Aeromicrobium marinum DSM 15272, one genomic interval encodes:
- a CDS encoding ABC1 kinase family protein has protein sequence MPDDERRDPRISGNAFTRTAKLAALPAAFAGRTTLGVGKRMVGRPAEAVLSEVQRRTADQIFSTLGQLKGGAMKFGQAMSVFEAALPEEIIGPYREAFTRLQDAAPPMPPSVVHRMLAAELGEDWRQRFTSFEDTPAASASIGQVHRAVWADGREVAVKIQYPGAAKALQSDLRQIGRLSRMFGVLVPGLDVKPLIKELQDRVAEELDYSLEATSQAAFAEAYAGDPDVAVPPVVTHTERVLVTEWMESVSSLAEIISTGTQAERDHFGEKFARFLISAPQRVGLLHADPHPGNFRILADGRLGVVDYGAVARLPDGFPPAIGHLLSVAVTGDAEAVTEGLREEGFIKPGVQIAPEVLAAYIGPFFEPATVEQFSFSRAWLREQMSRVMSPGTEGFGTAVKVNLPPNYLLIHRVWLGAIGVLSQLEATAPFRAILLESLPGFADQGQH, from the coding sequence GTGCCAGACGACGAGCGGCGAGACCCGAGAATCTCCGGCAACGCGTTCACCCGCACCGCCAAGCTCGCCGCTCTCCCGGCCGCCTTCGCCGGCCGCACCACCCTGGGTGTCGGCAAGCGCATGGTCGGCCGGCCCGCCGAGGCCGTGCTGAGCGAGGTCCAGCGCCGCACCGCCGACCAGATCTTCAGCACGCTCGGCCAGCTCAAGGGCGGGGCGATGAAGTTCGGCCAGGCCATGAGCGTGTTCGAGGCCGCGCTGCCCGAGGAGATCATCGGCCCGTACCGGGAGGCGTTCACCCGGCTGCAGGACGCCGCTCCCCCGATGCCGCCGTCGGTCGTGCACCGCATGCTGGCCGCCGAGCTCGGCGAGGACTGGCGGCAACGGTTCACCTCCTTCGAGGACACCCCGGCAGCCTCGGCCTCGATCGGTCAGGTGCACCGGGCCGTGTGGGCCGACGGCCGGGAGGTCGCCGTCAAGATCCAGTACCCCGGTGCCGCCAAGGCACTGCAGTCCGACCTGCGTCAGATCGGCCGGCTGTCGCGCATGTTCGGGGTGCTGGTGCCCGGACTCGACGTCAAGCCGCTCATCAAGGAGCTGCAGGACCGGGTGGCCGAGGAGCTGGACTACTCGCTGGAGGCCACCTCGCAGGCCGCGTTCGCCGAGGCCTACGCGGGCGATCCCGACGTGGCCGTCCCGCCGGTCGTGACCCACACCGAGCGGGTCCTGGTCACCGAGTGGATGGAGTCGGTCTCCTCGCTGGCCGAGATCATCTCCACCGGCACCCAGGCCGAGCGCGACCACTTCGGTGAGAAGTTCGCCCGGTTCCTCATCAGCGCGCCGCAGCGGGTCGGGCTCCTGCACGCCGACCCGCACCCCGGCAACTTCCGGATCCTCGCCGACGGCCGGCTCGGCGTGGTCGACTACGGCGCCGTCGCCCGTCTCCCCGACGGGTTCCCGCCCGCCATCGGCCATCTGCTGTCGGTCGCGGTGACCGGCGACGCCGAAGCCGTCACCGAGGGGCTGCGCGAGGAGGGCTTCATCAAGCCCGGCGTGCAGATCGCCCCCGAGGTGCTCGCCGCCTACATCGGCCCGTTCTTCGAACCCGCCACCGTCGAGCAGTTCAGCTTCAGCCGGGCCTGGCTGCGCGAGCAGATGTCGCGGGTCATGAGCCCGGGCACCGAGGGCTTCGGCACCGCGGTCAAGGTCAACCTGCCGCCGAACTACCTGCTGATCCACCGGGTGTGGCTCGGCGCCATCGGCGTGCTGAGCCAGCTCGAGGCCACCGCGCCGTTCCGCGCGATCCTGCTGGAGTCGCTACCGGGATTCGCCGACCAGGGCCAGCACTGA
- a CDS encoding DUF5679 domain-containing protein, whose translation MSETWSGEFYCVKCRDKREASGEVRVNDKGTKMAKAVCPVCSTNLNRILGKA comes from the coding sequence ATGTCGGAGACCTGGAGCGGTGAGTTCTACTGCGTGAAGTGCCGGGACAAGCGGGAGGCCAGCGGCGAGGTCCGCGTCAACGACAAGGGCACCAAGATGGCCAAGGCCGTGTGTCCGGTCTGCAGCACCAACCTGAACCGGATTCTCGGCAAGGCCTGA
- a CDS encoding M48 family metallopeptidase: MEDIEIRRSSRRRRTVTARREGGRTVVLMPAGLSAAQEQQHVDTLLARLERRERGRRPSDDDLMERARRLSDRYLDGQAEPASIRWVTNQESRWGSCSVGDRSIRLSHRLQGLPDWVVDSVIVHELAHLVEPHHGPAFWALAGRYPRMERARGFLEGVEHPR; encoded by the coding sequence GTGGAGGACATCGAGATCAGGCGCAGCTCTCGACGCCGGCGCACCGTGACGGCCCGTCGCGAGGGTGGCCGCACCGTCGTGCTGATGCCCGCCGGACTGTCCGCAGCGCAGGAGCAGCAGCACGTCGACACCCTGTTGGCCAGGCTCGAGCGGCGCGAACGGGGTCGCCGGCCGAGCGACGACGACCTGATGGAGCGGGCCCGGCGTCTGTCCGACCGGTACCTCGACGGTCAGGCGGAGCCGGCCAGCATCCGGTGGGTCACCAACCAGGAGTCACGGTGGGGGTCGTGCTCGGTCGGCGACCGGAGCATCCGGTTGTCGCACCGGCTGCAGGGTCTGCCCGACTGGGTCGTCGACTCCGTCATCGTGCACGAGCTCGCCCACCTGGTCGAGCCGCACCACGGCCCCGCGTTCTGGGCCCTGGCCGGCCGCTATCCACGCATGGAACGCGCTAGGGGGTTCCTCGAAGGCGTCGAGCACCCGCGCTGA
- a CDS encoding NUDIX domain-containing protein, whose product MTLHADAAARLAAWAPPGPEQVALREAYLQHLGAHPDAMLRECHPDHLTASALVVSHDHARVALTLHARLGRWLQTGGHCEAADPDLAAAALREAAEETGIDGLVIDPSPVLLSRHEVPCGPVRPAHHLDVQFVAVAPRGARLVRSEESSDLAWFGVDELPTGVDDSVRDLVSAGARRLRGTP is encoded by the coding sequence GTGACGCTGCACGCCGATGCCGCCGCGCGACTGGCGGCATGGGCGCCGCCCGGGCCGGAGCAGGTGGCCCTGCGTGAGGCCTACCTGCAGCACCTCGGCGCGCACCCTGACGCGATGCTCCGGGAGTGCCACCCCGACCACCTGACGGCGAGCGCGTTGGTCGTGAGCCACGACCACGCCCGGGTGGCCCTGACCCTGCACGCCCGGCTCGGACGCTGGTTGCAGACCGGCGGCCACTGCGAGGCCGCCGACCCCGACCTCGCCGCGGCGGCCCTGCGCGAGGCCGCTGAGGAGACCGGCATCGACGGGCTCGTCATCGACCCGAGCCCGGTGCTGCTGTCGCGCCACGAGGTGCCGTGCGGACCGGTGCGCCCGGCGCACCACCTCGACGTGCAGTTCGTCGCGGTGGCGCCACGCGGCGCCCGCCTCGTCCGCAGCGAGGAGTCGTCGGACCTCGCCTGGTTCGGCGTCGACGAGCTGCCCACCGGGGTCGACGACAGCGTCCGCGACCTGGTCAGCGCGGGTGCTCGACGCCTTCGAGGAACCCCCTAG
- a CDS encoding zinc-dependent metalloprotease has product MSSDSPDHPENDPDDGRPDPQNPFAGTPMEQMFAQFGGGSMPDLSQLMGQMQKMFAPHEGSVNFDVAKDVARRTVAAEGPDPSPSATESGAVADAVRLAEAWLDRATEIPVGATTSVAWSRAEWIEHTAGTWSGLVEPIAQHVTAAMGDAMPEEVKAMAGPLLGMLTQAGGALFGQQVGQALGTLSTEVLSSTDIGLPLGPARTVAVLPHNLRAFGDGLEVSAADVMLHVVLRECAHHRLFHHAPWLAGALTSVIEEFGRGTRIDLSAIESRLGSLDPTQPDQIAEAMSSGMFEPEPTPEQQQALQRLELLLALIEGWVDDVVTRATADTMPTAAPLAEAMRRRRATGGPAEQTFASLVGLELRPRRLRDASNLWAAVRTQHDAAARDRVWSHPDLLPTTADLDDPLGFSERLGAASTDDFDAELDRLLDDESE; this is encoded by the coding sequence ATGTCCTCCGACAGCCCCGACCATCCCGAGAACGATCCCGACGACGGACGCCCCGATCCGCAGAACCCCTTCGCGGGGACGCCGATGGAGCAGATGTTCGCGCAGTTCGGCGGAGGTTCGATGCCGGACCTGAGCCAGCTGATGGGTCAGATGCAGAAGATGTTCGCCCCGCACGAGGGCAGCGTGAACTTCGACGTCGCCAAGGACGTCGCCCGGCGCACGGTCGCGGCCGAGGGGCCGGACCCCAGCCCGTCGGCCACCGAGTCCGGCGCCGTCGCCGACGCCGTCCGCCTGGCCGAGGCATGGCTGGACCGCGCGACCGAGATCCCCGTCGGCGCCACCACCTCCGTGGCGTGGAGCCGCGCGGAGTGGATCGAGCACACCGCCGGCACCTGGTCGGGGCTGGTCGAGCCGATCGCGCAGCACGTCACGGCCGCCATGGGCGACGCGATGCCCGAGGAGGTCAAGGCCATGGCCGGCCCGCTCCTGGGCATGCTCACCCAGGCCGGCGGCGCCCTGTTCGGCCAGCAGGTCGGCCAGGCGCTCGGCACCCTCTCGACCGAGGTCCTCAGCTCCACCGACATCGGGCTGCCCCTCGGACCGGCCCGCACCGTGGCCGTGCTCCCCCACAACCTGCGGGCCTTCGGCGACGGCCTGGAGGTCTCGGCCGCCGACGTGATGCTGCACGTGGTGCTGCGCGAGTGCGCCCACCACCGTCTCTTCCACCATGCTCCGTGGCTCGCCGGGGCGCTGACGTCGGTCATCGAGGAGTTCGGCCGCGGCACCCGCATCGACCTCAGCGCCATCGAGAGCCGGCTCGGCTCCCTCGACCCCACCCAGCCCGACCAGATCGCCGAGGCGATGTCGAGCGGCATGTTCGAGCCCGAACCGACGCCCGAGCAGCAGCAGGCGCTGCAGCGGCTCGAGCTGCTGCTGGCCCTGATCGAGGGGTGGGTCGACGACGTCGTCACCCGGGCCACCGCCGACACCATGCCGACCGCCGCTCCCCTCGCCGAGGCCATGCGTCGCCGCCGGGCGACCGGTGGGCCCGCTGAGCAGACCTTCGCGTCCCTGGTGGGTCTCGAGCTGCGTCCGCGGCGCCTGCGCGACGCGTCGAACCTGTGGGCCGCCGTGCGGACCCAGCACGACGCCGCCGCCCGTGACCGCGTGTGGTCGCATCCCGACCTGCTCCCCACGACGGCCGACCTCGACGACCCGCTGGGATTCAGCGAGCGACTCGGTGCGGCGTCGACCGACGACTTCGATGCCGAGCTCGACCGTCTGCTGGACGACGAGTCCGAGTGA
- a CDS encoding molybdenum cofactor biosynthesis protein MoaE, which yields MSTVPAAVRLIGIRDTPLSIDEVFAAVRDPAAGGVCLFVGVVRDHDGSRDVTALEYSSHPSAADRLTEVATAVSTVDDVIAVAAVHRVGPLAVGDLAVVCAVAAGHRPAAFAACRRFIDELKDQVPVWKHETFLDGDATWVGL from the coding sequence GTGAGCACAGTGCCGGCGGCCGTCCGCCTGATCGGGATCCGCGACACCCCGTTGAGCATCGACGAGGTGTTCGCCGCCGTCCGCGACCCGGCCGCCGGGGGCGTCTGCCTGTTCGTCGGCGTGGTGCGTGACCACGACGGCTCCCGCGACGTCACGGCCCTGGAGTACTCGTCGCACCCCAGTGCGGCCGACCGCCTGACCGAGGTCGCCACCGCGGTGAGCACGGTCGACGACGTGATCGCCGTGGCGGCGGTGCACCGGGTCGGCCCCCTCGCCGTCGGCGACCTGGCCGTCGTCTGCGCCGTCGCGGCCGGTCACCGGCCCGCGGCGTTCGCGGCCTGCCGCCGGTTCATCGACGAGCTGAAGGACCAGGTGCCGGTCTGGAAGCACGAGACCTTCCTCGACGGCGACGCCACCTGGGTCGGGCTCTGA
- a CDS encoding YlbL family protein, which yields MTDPDGSRPSSEATRLSRRYVTLVAASLSVIVLTCVAWMVPVPYVKMSPGPVFDTLGDFNGEQMLVIGSDVETFPTSGTLDFTTVAVTSVSGEVSLVEAIRAYFDDDVAVVPRSLVYPEGFTAEQSQEQGAAQLTSSKDSSRVAALRAAGYEVPEVPVIGTVVDDGASEGILEPSDEVLGVGGVPVDSPDEVVAAVARTSPGDTISLRIRREGVESDVQIVTQPDAEDPDLPRIGVTLGSAFEFPVDIVNQVGDSIGGPSAGTMFALAIYDMLTPGELTGGARVAGTGEITPDGEVRPIGGIRQKMAGAGADDVDVFLVPDANCDEADRGTDYGMTLVRVTTLDDAIESLEALAEDPDAEVPSCS from the coding sequence GTGACAGACCCAGACGGATCCCGGCCCTCGTCGGAGGCCACGCGGCTGAGCCGCCGCTACGTGACGCTCGTCGCGGCCTCCCTGTCGGTCATCGTCCTCACGTGCGTCGCGTGGATGGTGCCCGTGCCGTACGTCAAGATGAGCCCGGGGCCGGTCTTCGACACCCTCGGTGACTTCAACGGCGAGCAGATGCTGGTCATCGGGTCCGACGTCGAGACCTTCCCGACGTCGGGCACCCTCGACTTCACGACCGTCGCGGTCACGAGCGTCTCCGGCGAGGTGTCGCTGGTCGAGGCGATCCGGGCCTATTTCGACGACGACGTGGCGGTCGTGCCGCGGTCGCTGGTGTACCCCGAGGGCTTCACCGCCGAGCAGTCCCAGGAGCAGGGGGCGGCGCAGCTGACGTCGTCGAAGGACTCCTCGCGGGTCGCCGCCCTGCGCGCCGCCGGCTACGAGGTCCCCGAGGTGCCGGTGATCGGGACGGTCGTCGACGACGGCGCCTCGGAGGGCATCCTGGAACCGTCCGACGAGGTCCTCGGCGTGGGCGGTGTGCCGGTCGACTCGCCCGACGAGGTCGTGGCAGCCGTGGCCCGCACCAGCCCCGGCGACACGATCTCGCTGCGGATCCGCCGCGAGGGCGTCGAGAGCGACGTGCAGATCGTCACCCAGCCCGACGCGGAGGACCCGGACCTTCCCCGCATCGGGGTGACCCTGGGCTCGGCCTTCGAGTTCCCGGTCGACATCGTCAATCAGGTGGGCGACAGCATCGGCGGGCCCAGCGCCGGCACGATGTTTGCCCTCGCCATCTACGACATGCTCACCCCCGGCGAGCTGACCGGCGGGGCCCGGGTGGCGGGCACCGGCGAGATCACCCCCGACGGTGAGGTCCGGCCGATCGGCGGGATCCGGCAGAAGATGGCCGGCGCGGGTGCCGACGACGTCGACGTCTTCCTCGTGCCGGACGCCAACTGCGACGAGGCCGACCGGGGCACCGACTACGGCATGACCCTGGTGCGGGTGACGACGCTGGACGACGCGATCGAGTCGCTGGAGGCGCTCGCCGAGGACCCGGACGCCGAGGTGCCGTCGTGCAGCTGA
- a CDS encoding PPA1309 family protein has protein sequence MQLTDGVAELHPDSPLRRAALEIEAHVAEQGWDQAPRLFALVPTADLVAAEPHLADQLGTGTDGSFTPVEQDGLPADHGFEDALDAIEWPDAVAGCAAVVERLMLPPEAEDDLPTDLDELATFVAQHPGRREVRLVAAVLRGGQAHSAVRSRGATAEAEAADSQLLEGPDLVPGLVRRLASTLDRHG, from the coding sequence GTGCAGCTGACCGACGGGGTCGCCGAGCTCCATCCGGACTCGCCGCTGCGCCGTGCCGCGCTCGAGATCGAGGCGCACGTGGCCGAGCAGGGCTGGGACCAGGCCCCACGGTTGTTCGCCCTGGTGCCGACCGCCGACCTGGTGGCCGCCGAGCCGCACCTCGCCGACCAGCTGGGCACGGGAACGGACGGGTCGTTCACCCCGGTCGAGCAGGACGGACTCCCGGCCGACCACGGCTTCGAGGACGCGCTCGACGCGATCGAGTGGCCGGACGCCGTGGCGGGGTGCGCCGCCGTGGTCGAACGGCTGATGCTCCCCCCGGAGGCCGAGGACGACCTCCCCACCGACCTCGACGAGCTGGCGACGTTCGTGGCCCAGCACCCCGGACGCCGGGAGGTGCGACTCGTCGCGGCCGTGCTGCGCGGCGGCCAGGCCCACTCGGCCGTCCGCTCGCGCGGTGCCACCGCCGAGGCGGAGGCTGCCGACTCCCAGCTGCTCGAGGGCCCCGACCTGGTGCCCGGGCTGGTCCGCCGGCTCGCCTCGACGCTCGACCGACACGGGTGA
- a CDS encoding UPF0182 family protein has translation MSDFFGEPRPTQPAEPAPDRRRRVLVPTLITLAVLLFLGSIFTSVYTDRLWFQSVGYSDVFRTVLISRIGLFLVLGLVFGLFVAVNAYLAWRFRPENVTFRRDDPAFRYRQALAPIGRPVLIVVTLLMTTFAGSVASGQWQTFQLWRNGGSFGITDPQFSRDVGFFVFDYPWLRFLSSFSFTMIVIAVLVTAFVHYVFGGIRIVGRGPRFTRAAQVQIAVLVGLGVLLRAFSYYLDRFGLAVGNSALFDGIGFTDDNARIPARNILIIVAIVCAILFFSTIFLKSWTLPGIGLGLLILSSVLIGGIWPYIMQSFQVRPSEPDKEAPYIARNIEATRDAYGVSDSEVLEYSASTTLSAEELNETAASRVSSRLLDPTLISDAFQQLQQVRGYYTVPETLDVDRYVLDGEEQPQDVIIAAREVDLNGLQASQRNWANDHTVYTHGYGVIAARGNQRGAQGEPVWVQRDIPPVGEIETDIPPRIYFGENSPTYSIVGRPDGADPIEVDIPRGGSAGADDADANATQNTYDGEGGVPVGNIFKKALYAFKFAEPNIILSNRVNENSKILYDREPRLRVEKVAPWLTVDGDVYPAVVDGRVVWIVDGYTTSNNYPYSEHRSLDEATADTLTESSAQAALPTDEINYMRNSVKAVVDAYDGSVDLYQWDTEDPILETWMKVFPDAVQPKDEISESLLEHLRYPVDLFKVQRDVLARYHVTDAATFYEDGERWRVPGDPTQGSESTTLQPPYYLSTTRPGQEETRFSLTSVFLPNSRQNLASFVSVNSEASDEENYGKMQILQLPSETQVPGPSQIANSFQTDRGVTQALLQFEQSQQARILRGNLLTLPVGDGLLYVQPVYIQRSASEGTFPVLQFVAASFGETVGFGQTLEEALRVALGLESGDIPTPPAGEDAPPEEGTPPDEGETPAPDGATKTTAQWLEDASAAYNAAQQALAAGDLSGYQRQINAMNTAIEGAQASLGQ, from the coding sequence GTGAGCGACTTCTTCGGAGAACCCCGCCCCACCCAGCCGGCCGAGCCGGCTCCCGATCGTCGCCGCCGCGTCCTCGTGCCGACGCTCATCACCCTTGCGGTGCTGCTGTTCCTCGGTTCGATCTTCACCTCGGTCTACACCGACCGGCTGTGGTTCCAGTCGGTGGGCTACAGCGACGTGTTCCGCACCGTGCTGATCTCGCGCATCGGTCTGTTCCTGGTGCTCGGTCTGGTCTTCGGCCTGTTCGTGGCCGTCAACGCCTACCTCGCGTGGCGCTTCCGCCCCGAGAACGTGACGTTCCGTCGCGACGACCCGGCATTCCGGTACCGGCAGGCGCTGGCGCCGATCGGTCGCCCCGTCCTGATCGTCGTCACGCTGCTGATGACCACGTTCGCGGGCTCGGTGGCCTCCGGGCAGTGGCAGACCTTCCAGCTGTGGCGCAACGGCGGCTCGTTCGGCATCACCGACCCGCAGTTCAGCCGTGACGTCGGCTTCTTCGTCTTCGACTACCCGTGGCTGCGGTTCCTGTCGTCGTTCTCGTTCACCATGATCGTCATCGCGGTGCTGGTGACGGCCTTCGTGCACTACGTGTTCGGCGGCATCCGCATCGTCGGGCGCGGACCGCGCTTCACCCGCGCCGCGCAGGTCCAGATCGCGGTGCTGGTCGGACTCGGTGTGCTGCTGCGGGCGTTCTCGTACTACCTCGACCGGTTCGGCCTGGCGGTCGGCAACTCCGCCCTGTTCGACGGCATCGGCTTTACCGACGACAACGCGCGGATCCCGGCCCGCAACATCCTGATCATCGTGGCGATCGTCTGCGCGATCCTGTTCTTCTCCACGATCTTCCTGAAGTCGTGGACCCTGCCGGGCATCGGTCTGGGTCTGCTGATCCTCTCCTCGGTGCTGATCGGCGGCATCTGGCCGTACATCATGCAGTCGTTCCAGGTGCGTCCGTCGGAGCCGGACAAGGAGGCGCCGTACATCGCGCGGAACATCGAGGCCACCCGAGACGCCTACGGGGTGTCGGACTCAGAAGTGCTGGAGTACAGCGCCAGCACGACCCTGAGTGCCGAGGAGCTCAACGAGACCGCGGCCTCGCGCGTCAGCAGCCGGCTGCTCGACCCGACCCTCATCTCCGACGCCTTCCAGCAGCTGCAGCAGGTCCGCGGCTACTACACGGTGCCCGAGACCCTCGACGTCGACCGGTACGTGCTCGACGGCGAGGAGCAGCCGCAGGACGTCATCATCGCGGCCCGCGAGGTCGACCTCAACGGTCTGCAGGCCAGCCAGCGCAACTGGGCGAACGACCACACCGTGTACACCCACGGCTACGGCGTCATCGCCGCCCGCGGCAACCAGCGCGGCGCGCAGGGCGAGCCGGTGTGGGTCCAGCGCGACATCCCGCCGGTGGGCGAGATCGAGACCGACATCCCGCCGCGGATCTACTTCGGCGAGAACTCCCCGACCTACTCCATCGTCGGTCGTCCTGACGGTGCCGACCCGATCGAGGTCGACATCCCCCGCGGCGGCAGCGCCGGGGCCGACGACGCCGATGCGAACGCCACCCAGAACACCTACGACGGTGAGGGCGGCGTGCCGGTCGGCAACATCTTCAAGAAGGCGCTCTACGCCTTCAAGTTCGCCGAGCCGAACATCATCCTGTCCAACCGGGTCAACGAGAACTCCAAGATCCTCTACGACCGCGAGCCGCGCCTGCGGGTCGAGAAGGTCGCGCCCTGGCTGACCGTGGACGGCGACGTCTACCCGGCCGTGGTCGACGGACGCGTCGTGTGGATCGTCGACGGGTACACCACCAGCAACAACTACCCGTACTCCGAGCACCGCTCGCTGGACGAGGCGACGGCCGACACGCTGACCGAGAGCAGCGCGCAGGCGGCCCTGCCGACCGACGAGATCAACTACATGCGCAACTCGGTCAAGGCCGTGGTCGACGCGTACGACGGCTCGGTCGACCTGTACCAGTGGGACACCGAGGACCCCATCCTCGAGACGTGGATGAAGGTCTTCCCCGACGCGGTGCAGCCCAAGGACGAGATCAGCGAGAGCCTGCTGGAGCACCTGCGCTACCCGGTCGACCTGTTCAAGGTGCAGCGCGACGTGCTGGCCCGCTACCACGTCACCGACGCTGCCACCTTCTACGAGGACGGTGAGCGCTGGCGCGTGCCGGGTGACCCCACCCAGGGCAGCGAGTCCACCACCCTGCAGCCGCCGTACTACCTGTCGACGACGCGTCCCGGCCAGGAGGAGACCCGCTTCTCGCTGACCAGCGTGTTCCTGCCCAACAGCCGGCAGAACCTGGCGTCGTTCGTCTCGGTCAACTCCGAGGCGAGTGACGAGGAGAACTACGGCAAGATGCAGATCCTGCAGCTGCCGAGCGAGACGCAGGTGCCGGGTCCGTCGCAGATCGCGAACTCGTTCCAGACCGACCGTGGTGTCACGCAGGCGCTGCTGCAGTTCGAGCAGTCGCAGCAGGCGCGGATCCTCCGCGGCAACCTGCTGACCCTGCCGGTCGGCGACGGTCTGCTGTACGTGCAGCCGGTCTACATCCAGCGCAGCGCGAGCGAGGGCACCTTCCCGGTGCTGCAGTTCGTGGCGGCATCGTTCGGCGAGACGGTCGGGTTCGGCCAGACGCTGGAGGAGGCGCTGCGGGTCGCGCTGGGCCTGGAGAGCGGCGACATCCCGACCCCGCCGGCCGGGGAGGACGCACCGCCGGAGGAGGGCACGCCGCCGGACGAGGGCGAGACGCCGGCTCCGGACGGCGCGACCAAGACCACCGCACAGTGGCTCGAGGACGCCTCGGCCGCCTACAACGCGGCCCAGCAGGCGTTGGCCGCCGGTGACCTGTCCGGCTACCAGCGGCAGATCAATGCGATGAACACCGCGATCGAGGGTGCGCAGGCCTCGCTGGGTCAGTGA
- a CDS encoding serine/threonine-protein kinase, translated as MINGRYEVGPEVGRGGMGTVWRGHDTLLDRVVALKRIGAAGSAAVPDLDRVRREARLAAQLHHPHVVSVFDLVDGDDGWSWLVMEYVAGETLAAEIDRAGSLTPTRTTTVGRQIASALAAAHAIGIVHRDVTPANVLIAADGSAKLTDFGIARAQAEAALTSTGVVIGSPAYLPPEVASGGRATPASDVWSLGATLFHAASGRAPYDASDNVVGALYKIVHEPPPRLPADHPLASVVAAAMHRDPEARPAMEDLAVELRGDGPAPLPTPEAGPPGVTQPMSTPAVNPPADGHTAVMPAPTAAVSHRRDLRTAGWVGAAVILVVATAAWAGGSDGIDAAVPGDRAAAAAPATPAPTPTEVAPTAAEVEQFVADHVALILADPAAAFDQLTPEAQAAYGGVEQFRQAWSGTVQIDPVPGSADAGSLTAAATVVSSGAPGPDPRAGKPGKKDDDDRDDDDDDDDSERVTTRGIVLQLVDTPEGLRVAGVTDA; from the coding sequence ATGATCAACGGCAGGTACGAGGTCGGGCCGGAGGTGGGTCGCGGCGGCATGGGAACGGTGTGGCGCGGCCACGACACCCTCCTCGACCGGGTCGTCGCCCTCAAGCGCATCGGCGCTGCGGGCTCCGCGGCAGTCCCGGACCTCGACCGCGTCCGACGCGAGGCCCGCCTCGCCGCCCAGCTGCACCACCCCCACGTGGTCTCGGTCTTCGACCTGGTCGACGGCGACGACGGCTGGTCGTGGTTGGTCATGGAGTACGTCGCCGGAGAGACGCTCGCCGCCGAGATCGACCGAGCGGGATCGTTGACCCCCACCCGGACCACCACGGTGGGTCGGCAGATCGCCTCGGCCCTCGCCGCTGCGCACGCAATCGGGATCGTGCACCGTGACGTCACGCCCGCGAACGTGCTGATCGCCGCCGACGGGTCCGCCAAACTGACCGACTTCGGCATCGCTCGGGCCCAGGCCGAGGCCGCGCTCACCAGCACGGGCGTGGTGATCGGGTCCCCCGCCTACCTCCCGCCCGAGGTCGCCTCCGGCGGTCGCGCCACACCGGCCAGCGACGTCTGGTCCCTCGGCGCCACTCTCTTCCACGCCGCGTCGGGCCGAGCGCCCTACGACGCATCGGACAACGTGGTGGGCGCGCTCTACAAGATCGTCCACGAACCGCCGCCCCGGCTGCCCGCGGACCACCCGCTCGCGTCCGTCGTCGCAGCGGCGATGCACCGCGACCCCGAGGCCCGACCTGCCATGGAGGACCTGGCGGTGGAGCTCCGCGGCGACGGGCCGGCACCCCTGCCCACCCCGGAGGCGGGCCCGCCGGGCGTGACCCAGCCGATGTCGACCCCGGCAGTCAACCCTCCCGCGGACGGTCACACCGCAGTGATGCCCGCCCCGACCGCCGCGGTCTCGCACCGCCGCGACCTGCGGACAGCAGGGTGGGTCGGCGCCGCAGTGATCCTCGTCGTGGCCACCGCAGCCTGGGCCGGCGGCAGCGACGGTATCGATGCCGCCGTGCCCGGCGACCGGGCCGCGGCCGCCGCGCCCGCGACGCCGGCCCCCACCCCCACGGAGGTCGCCCCCACCGCCGCCGAGGTCGAGCAGTTCGTCGCCGACCACGTCGCGTTGATCCTCGCCGACCCGGCTGCTGCCTTCGACCAGCTGACGCCCGAGGCCCAGGCTGCCTACGGCGGTGTCGAGCAGTTCCGGCAGGCCTGGTCCGGCACCGTGCAGATCGACCCCGTGCCGGGATCAGCCGACGCCGGCAGCCTGACGGCCGCGGCCACCGTGGTGTCCTCCGGTGCGCCCGGCCCGGACCCCAGGGCCGGCAAGCCCGGCAAGAAGGACGACGACGACCGTGACGACGACGACGACGATGACGACAGCGAGCGGGTCACGACCAGGGGCATCGTGCTGCAGCTGGTCGACACGCCCGAGGGTCTCCGCGTCGCCGGCGTGACCGACGCCTGA